A single window of Candoia aspera isolate rCanAsp1 chromosome 3, rCanAsp1.hap2, whole genome shotgun sequence DNA harbors:
- the KISS1 gene encoding metastasis-suppressor KiSS-1, which produces MNLLSSLLLLLLFFRVQFGKPADSYFPLKGFWTQAKPSRGWVHWADDIPCSERSFSSGKEVLKSSITVPCKRQEHQLQLWPGMPPTRSRGVPLLQAALLLQGDHDLSTYNWNSFGLRYGKRQAVKAQEKLQNN; this is translated from the exons ATGAACCTATTAAGttccctgctcctgctcctgttATTCTTCAGAGTTCAGTTTGGAAAACCTGCAGACAGCTATTTCCCTCTAAAAGGCTTCTGGACTCAAG CTAAACCTTCCAGAGGCTGGGTCCACTGGGCTGATGACATCCCATGTTCTGAAAGGAGCTTCAGCTCTGGCAAAGAAGTTCTGAAATCCTCCATAACAGTTCCGTGCAAGCGGCAAGAGCACCAGCTGCAGTTATGGCCAGGGATGCCTCCAACAAGAAGCAGGGGGGTCCCATTGCTGCAAGCAGCATTGCTGTTACAAGGGGACCATGATCTCTCCACGTACAACTGGAATTCCTTTGGGCTAAGATATGGCAAGAGGCAAGCAGTGAAGGCCCAGgagaaattacaaaataattga